A genomic segment from Leptolyngbya boryana PCC 6306 encodes:
- a CDS encoding DHH family phosphoesterase: MEPDSGISGLNPTEVQIISSPQTSNGSNYTTESRGRFPYEVVRSSEQEQKIEAFRQVLERHRGERQIILLQDFPDPDALSSAWAYKLIAQKFEIQCEIVYAGMLSHQENIALVKLTNLPLQRLPIQTAKTKDFSIYKGCVLIDNQGTTSQLLTSVQQANIPITVIIDHHSMQDDLKAEFIDIRTYTRATATILTQYIQSGMLKLDTSTPEHVKCATALMHGLRSDTNRLMQAQEEDFLAAAYLSRFYDAQLLNAVMQSSRSKQVMEVIERSLKNRMVQNNFSIAGVGYLRYDDRDAIPQAADFLVTEENVHTAVVYGIVHDEDEELEFVVGSLRTNKITLDPDEFIKEAFGQDAHGRFFGGGRSQAGGFEIPMGFLSGFTENSDYAKTKWSVFDAQVKQKLLRLVNPDQNYPKGVN; encoded by the coding sequence ATGGAACCAGACTCCGGTATTTCTGGGCTGAATCCGACTGAGGTTCAAATTATTTCATCCCCTCAAACTTCTAACGGATCGAATTATACGACCGAATCGCGCGGAAGATTTCCTTACGAAGTGGTTCGATCGTCTGAGCAAGAACAAAAAATTGAAGCTTTTCGCCAAGTTCTCGAACGACATCGAGGCGAACGTCAAATTATTCTGCTTCAAGATTTCCCTGACCCAGACGCACTCTCTTCAGCTTGGGCATACAAATTAATCGCTCAAAAGTTTGAAATTCAGTGCGAGATTGTCTATGCCGGAATGCTTTCGCACCAGGAAAATATCGCCCTTGTTAAGCTCACAAATTTACCGCTCCAACGTCTACCGATTCAAACTGCGAAAACGAAAGATTTTTCAATTTATAAAGGATGTGTCCTGATCGACAATCAGGGAACGACGAGCCAACTTCTCACGTCCGTTCAGCAGGCGAATATTCCAATTACCGTGATTATTGATCATCACAGTATGCAAGATGACCTCAAAGCTGAATTTATCGATATCCGCACCTACACCCGTGCCACTGCCACGATTCTGACCCAGTACATTCAATCGGGAATGTTGAAGCTGGATACGAGTACGCCTGAGCATGTGAAGTGTGCAACGGCGCTCATGCACGGATTGCGCTCAGATACGAATCGCCTGATGCAGGCGCAGGAAGAAGATTTTCTGGCTGCGGCTTATTTGAGTCGATTTTACGATGCGCAACTGCTGAATGCAGTGATGCAATCTTCGCGATCGAAGCAAGTCATGGAAGTGATTGAGCGATCGCTGAAAAATCGCATGGTACAGAATAATTTCTCGATCGCGGGAGTGGGTTATTTGCGATACGACGATCGTGATGCGATTCCGCAAGCTGCGGACTTCTTGGTTACTGAGGAGAATGTCCATACTGCGGTCGTTTACGGGATTGTTCACGACGAAGATGAAGAACTCGAATTCGTCGTGGGATCGCTGCGAACGAATAAAATTACGCTTGATCCCGATGAATTTATTAAAGAAGCGTTTGGACAAGATGCTCACGGCAGATTCTTTGGCGGAGGACGATCGCAAGCGGGGGGATTTGAAATTCCCATGGGATTTTTATCTGGATTTACAGAGAATAGCGACTATGCCAAAACAAAATGGTCAGTCTTTGATGCTCAGGTCAAACAAAAGCTATTGCGCCTAGTCAACCCGGATCAAAATTATCCAAAAGGCGTGAATTAA
- a CDS encoding M28 family peptidase produces MQELTARLRSHVEVIARDRDPYFATQGHFYVQHYIREQFSRWGTVESHAFQVGQKTHYNWILSLPGQKNKPPILIGAHYDAVPNSPGADDNATGVAVLLEMAKAFSEKPARCPIRLVAFDLEEIFTQSDTFGNTEYAKSLNGEPLRLMIALEMLGYCNHERNSQRYPAGLERFYPDQGNFIALIGNIPTIPDLIRLSRSIRRVQVGCEWLPAGMRGKILPDTRRSDHAAFWDRGYRALMVTDTANLRNPHYHRASDRIETLDFDFLTRVCQGLIYAIQSL; encoded by the coding sequence ATGCAAGAGTTAACTGCACGATTACGATCGCATGTTGAAGTGATTGCCCGCGATCGCGATCCATATTTCGCGACGCAGGGTCATTTCTATGTTCAACACTATATTCGCGAACAGTTCTCACGCTGGGGAACGGTTGAATCTCATGCGTTTCAAGTCGGGCAAAAGACTCACTACAACTGGATTCTGAGCTTACCAGGGCAGAAGAACAAACCCCCGATTCTGATTGGCGCACATTATGATGCGGTTCCCAATTCACCGGGGGCTGACGACAATGCAACAGGAGTCGCGGTGTTGTTGGAAATGGCAAAAGCGTTTTCTGAAAAACCCGCTCGCTGCCCGATTCGGTTAGTTGCTTTTGATTTAGAAGAAATTTTTACACAATCGGATACATTTGGTAACACTGAATATGCAAAGTCGTTGAATGGCGAACCGTTAAGATTAATGATTGCTTTAGAGATGCTTGGGTATTGTAATCACGAACGCAATTCACAACGCTATCCAGCAGGTTTAGAGAGATTCTATCCGGATCAAGGAAATTTCATCGCGTTAATTGGCAATATTCCGACAATTCCAGATTTGATTCGATTGAGTCGATCGATTCGGCGTGTTCAAGTCGGCTGTGAATGGCTGCCTGCGGGAATGCGCGGTAAGATTCTGCCTGATACTCGGAGAAGCGATCATGCGGCATTTTGGGATCGGGGATATCGAGCCTTAATGGTGACGGATACAGCGAATCTGAGAAATCCTCACTATCATCGAGCGAGCGATCGCATTGAAACGCTCGATTTTGACTTTCTCACACGGGTGTGTCAGGGGCTGATTTACGCCATTCAATCTTTATAG
- a CDS encoding HNH endonuclease: protein MGKVLVLNASYEPLNITSWRRAVVLLIKGKAEQVEHNGKFVYSGFPLPTVIRLRHYVRVPYKEIPLTRKNLLHRDSHSCQYCGYTGDDLTLDHVIPRSRGGADTWENIVTACVRCNVKKGNRTPKEASMPLFTNPHRPHSGLYFEVTKHVKNGVNQEWQKYVIGGVRED from the coding sequence ATGGGAAAGGTTCTGGTGCTCAATGCCTCCTATGAACCGCTCAATATCACCAGTTGGCGGCGAGCAGTTGTCCTGCTAATCAAAGGCAAAGCTGAGCAAGTCGAGCATAACGGAAAGTTCGTTTATTCGGGGTTCCCACTCCCCACGGTGATTCGGCTGCGCCATTATGTGCGTGTGCCTTACAAAGAGATTCCCCTCACCCGCAAGAATCTCTTGCACCGAGATTCACACTCCTGTCAGTATTGTGGCTATACAGGCGATGACTTGACCCTGGATCATGTGATCCCGCGATCTCGAGGCGGAGCAGATACTTGGGAAAATATTGTGACTGCCTGTGTGCGCTGCAATGTGAAGAAGGGCAATCGCACGCCGAAGGAAGCATCGATGCCTTTATTCACGAATCCACACCGACCGCACAGTGGGCTTTATTTTGAGGTGACGAAGCATGTCAAAAATGGCGTGAACCAGGAATGGCAGAAGTACGTCATTGGTGGAGTGCGAGAAGATTAG
- a CDS encoding caspase family protein has product MMRRFIPVLLASVTLTNSQALSQPSLSQASTCQRSNAQNFLVFGGGGGPSYNEIALEKNMLYFQRSLKELGYNPSVAPIYFANGNTGEKTVRYLDERGREQYKTHTIPNVQGASSIANLRTWLTEAAKEKSSTPLFFYFSGHGGHNRVNEDNSTLLMWRDRQLNVQNFTQMLDRLPQNKPFVTMMSQCYSGSFANLIYRGGDPNKGVALQTRCGFFATIKSRPSVGCTPEVNEADYRDYSSSFFAGLTGRDRVGRKVASADYNKDGRIAYSEAHAYAKVDKFTTDLPISTSEAWLQRQVSNPTMQEQILGQPIAPLAKIARPEQRFVIESLSKQFKFDPARSFRGNLQAMKPDLVKTAEDEAYLVRLSMELTNVAMERRVKTSKDAKAISTLNRLLRCEAGSWGKP; this is encoded by the coding sequence ATGATGCGACGCTTTATCCCGGTTTTGCTTGCAAGCGTTACTCTGACCAATTCCCAAGCACTTAGTCAGCCTTCTTTATCCCAGGCTTCAACCTGTCAGCGCTCGAATGCTCAAAATTTCTTGGTCTTTGGCGGTGGTGGTGGACCTTCTTATAACGAAATTGCGCTAGAGAAGAACATGCTGTACTTTCAGCGATCGCTCAAAGAGCTAGGATACAATCCGAGCGTTGCGCCGATTTACTTCGCAAATGGCAACACAGGTGAGAAAACCGTGCGATATCTCGATGAGCGAGGTCGGGAACAGTACAAAACTCATACAATTCCAAATGTACAAGGTGCTTCTAGCATTGCGAATCTGAGAACTTGGCTGACAGAAGCAGCAAAAGAGAAATCTTCAACTCCCTTATTTTTCTACTTTTCCGGACATGGCGGACATAATCGAGTGAACGAAGACAATTCGACGTTACTCATGTGGCGCGATCGCCAATTGAATGTGCAAAATTTTACGCAAATGCTCGATCGTCTGCCACAGAATAAGCCTTTCGTCACCATGATGTCTCAGTGCTATTCTGGCTCATTTGCGAATTTGATTTACCGAGGTGGTGATCCGAATAAAGGCGTTGCTTTGCAAACTCGCTGCGGGTTCTTTGCAACGATTAAATCCCGTCCTTCAGTCGGTTGCACTCCAGAAGTAAACGAAGCAGATTATCGGGACTATAGTTCGAGCTTTTTTGCAGGCTTGACAGGACGCGATCGGGTTGGACGAAAGGTTGCTTCTGCTGACTACAACAAAGACGGGCGCATTGCATACTCTGAAGCTCATGCTTATGCAAAAGTCGATAAGTTCACGACTGATTTGCCAATTTCTACTTCTGAAGCTTGGCTACAACGGCAAGTAAGCAACCCAACAATGCAAGAGCAGATTTTAGGACAACCGATCGCACCACTTGCTAAGATTGCGCGTCCTGAACAACGCTTTGTTATTGAGTCTTTGAGCAAACAATTCAAGTTCGATCCGGCTCGATCGTTTCGGGGTAATCTGCAAGCAATGAAACCCGACCTAGTGAAGACAGCCGAAGATGAAGCGTACTTAGTTCGTCTCTCGATGGAACTGACGAATGTTGCTATGGAGCGACGAGTGAAAACCTCGAAAGATGCGAAAGCGATCTCAACCTTAAATCGTCTACTACGTTGTGAAGCTGGCTCCTGGGGGAAACCTTGA
- a CDS encoding acyl-CoA thioesterase → MSESPQLPTSNLVPSVIPPEWFIYPITVYSHHTDYAGVVWHGRYIQWLEEARIEFLQARGIDFSKLVAMGCNLPVIDLAIRYHQPLRMGMKAIVKTRLTALEGVRLPIEYEIRSTDDTVLFVSGRVILVAVDMEKGKILRRLPSDVHSALTIVN, encoded by the coding sequence GTGTCAGAGTCTCCTCAACTTCCCACATCTAATCTTGTGCCATCCGTGATTCCGCCGGAATGGTTTATTTATCCGATTACTGTCTATTCGCACCATACGGATTACGCAGGTGTCGTATGGCATGGACGCTATATCCAATGGCTAGAAGAAGCCCGAATTGAGTTCTTGCAGGCACGGGGTATCGATTTCTCGAAGTTGGTCGCGATGGGGTGTAATCTTCCGGTGATCGATTTGGCAATTCGCTATCATCAACCGTTGCGAATGGGCATGAAAGCGATCGTCAAAACTCGCTTGACTGCACTCGAAGGGGTGCGGCTTCCGATCGAGTATGAGATTCGATCCACGGATGACACGGTTCTGTTTGTCAGCGGTCGAGTGATTTTAGTTGCTGTGGATATGGAGAAAGGCAAAATTTTAAGACGGTTGCCTTCCGATGTTCACAGTGCTTTAACGATCGTCAATTAG
- a CDS encoding HlyD family secretion protein, giving the protein MSSASFDDHAPVQENKLVKPAPQLDQVTPKVVAPPEQPVATRRKKPMKLILAGLGVGAIAASGFGYNWWQYASTHQSTDNATVTGNIHSIGSRVSGTVDQVLVDDNQDVKAGQPLIRLDDRDFQIKLQQAQADLAAAQQKANTAQVNVALSGQNATASNTKAQGGIGTAQAAIAQAQAQVAEAQAGVPRAQADLAQTNANLAKAQADYNRFNQLFSSGAVSRRELDTARQAYEVARAQRDSASEGVRQAQAKVAQAEQGVATAQAGLESSQGELQQAQAQNVQTQVSQSDYQTAQAAINQSQVALKNAKQQLAYVTITAPVSGRVGRKNVQTGQQVQAGTPLLAIVDDQYWVTANFKETQLEKMHPGQKVEIKLDSFPHHEFTGRIESVSPASGAQFALLPPDNATGNFTKVVQRIPVKVVFDRESIRGFESAVTPGMSAEVTVDLNS; this is encoded by the coding sequence ATGAGTTCTGCATCTTTTGATGATCATGCTCCAGTTCAGGAAAACAAGTTAGTTAAACCTGCGCCGCAGCTCGATCAAGTGACTCCTAAAGTTGTTGCTCCTCCAGAGCAGCCTGTGGCGACTCGCCGCAAGAAGCCAATGAAGCTAATTTTGGCAGGCTTGGGTGTTGGTGCGATCGCAGCAAGTGGCTTTGGGTACAACTGGTGGCAATACGCTTCAACGCACCAGAGTACAGATAATGCAACGGTTACGGGTAATATTCACTCGATCGGTTCTCGCGTCTCAGGAACGGTCGATCAGGTGTTAGTTGATGATAACCAAGACGTGAAAGCGGGTCAGCCGTTGATTCGGCTAGACGATCGAGATTTTCAAATTAAATTACAACAGGCGCAAGCGGATTTAGCGGCGGCGCAACAGAAGGCGAATACTGCACAGGTGAATGTTGCGCTCTCCGGTCAAAATGCAACTGCATCGAATACAAAAGCTCAGGGTGGAATTGGTACGGCTCAAGCCGCGATCGCACAAGCTCAGGCACAAGTTGCTGAAGCCCAAGCTGGAGTGCCGAGAGCGCAAGCCGACTTAGCGCAAACGAATGCGAATTTAGCCAAGGCTCAAGCGGACTACAATCGGTTTAATCAGTTGTTCAGTTCGGGTGCAGTATCACGGCGGGAGCTGGATACGGCGCGGCAAGCGTATGAAGTGGCGCGCGCTCAGCGCGATTCTGCGAGTGAAGGCGTTAGACAAGCCCAGGCGAAGGTCGCACAAGCTGAACAAGGCGTTGCGACGGCACAAGCTGGCTTGGAATCTTCACAAGGGGAATTGCAGCAGGCACAGGCACAAAATGTTCAGACCCAGGTAAGTCAGAGTGATTATCAGACAGCGCAAGCTGCGATTAATCAGTCTCAAGTCGCGTTGAAGAATGCGAAGCAGCAGTTGGCATATGTGACGATTACGGCTCCGGTCAGTGGACGAGTGGGACGGAAGAATGTGCAGACTGGGCAACAGGTTCAGGCGGGCACTCCGCTTTTAGCGATCGTGGATGATCAATACTGGGTGACTGCGAATTTCAAGGAAACCCAACTTGAGAAGATGCATCCCGGACAAAAAGTTGAGATTAAATTAGATTCGTTCCCGCATCATGAGTTTACAGGACGGATTGAGAGTGTCTCTCCTGCTTCTGGGGCACAGTTTGCGCTCTTGCCGCCTGATAATGCGACTGGGAACTTTACCAAAGTCGTGCAGCGCATTCCGGTGAAAGTTGTGTTCGATCGAGAGTCGATTCGAGGATTTGAATCGGCAGTGACACCTGGAATGTCGGCTGAGGTGACAGTCGATTTGAACTCTTAG
- a CDS encoding universal stress protein, which translates to MIEKILLADSGTGRSEDMLNALLAIPSIQRAMVTVLHVVPPQTSSDSMTEKWEEGGKTLATAVQSLKIDQSHVSAMLREGDPKDQVLKAADEVNADLIIMGSRGLKRLVSILENSVSQYVFQLSSRPMLLVKDDIFVRSINRIAVAVDKSESSKQALKMALFLARDIKGGQVTLIHIDSNPKGAEKVGAEAERDPAFADAIAQAKQAGVAYKAVVTAGKAGEAICRVADETKADLLILGSPDRRPSIAKGLPDLDRLLGTSLSDYVRVYANCPVLLTRTLG; encoded by the coding sequence ATGATAGAAAAAATCTTATTAGCCGATTCTGGCACTGGGCGTTCTGAAGATATGCTGAATGCACTGCTGGCGATTCCCTCCATTCAACGCGCGATGGTGACGGTGCTGCATGTGGTTCCACCCCAAACCAGTTCAGATTCGATGACGGAGAAATGGGAAGAAGGTGGAAAAACCTTAGCAACTGCAGTCCAATCGCTGAAGATTGATCAGAGCCACGTTTCGGCGATGCTAAGAGAAGGTGACCCGAAAGATCAAGTCCTGAAAGCGGCGGATGAGGTAAACGCTGATCTGATTATTATGGGATCGCGCGGATTGAAGCGATTAGTCTCAATTTTGGAGAATTCCGTCAGTCAGTATGTGTTTCAGCTTTCCTCGCGCCCGATGCTGCTGGTGAAAGATGACATTTTTGTGCGATCGATTAATCGCATTGCTGTTGCCGTTGATAAGTCTGAGTCGTCGAAGCAAGCTTTGAAGATGGCGCTGTTTTTGGCACGCGATATTAAAGGCGGACAAGTAACGCTGATTCACATCGATTCTAATCCCAAAGGGGCTGAGAAAGTGGGAGCAGAAGCAGAAAGAGATCCTGCGTTCGCAGATGCGATCGCGCAAGCGAAACAAGCGGGAGTCGCCTACAAAGCAGTGGTTACCGCTGGAAAAGCAGGTGAAGCAATCTGCCGGGTTGCAGATGAGACGAAGGCAGATCTGCTGATCTTGGGATCGCCCGATCGCCGTCCTTCGATCGCGAAAGGATTGCCCGATCTCGATCGCTTATTAGGAACATCGTTGTCTGACTATGTGCGAGTCTATGCAAATTGCCCCGTGTTATTGACCCGAACGCTCGGGTAA